Proteins from one Tardibacter chloracetimidivorans genomic window:
- the ccoS gene encoding cbb3-type cytochrome oxidase assembly protein CcoS, with protein sequence MSGILWLVPVALLMGLAGLGAFLWSMRTGQYDDLDGAAERVVTDAKSDQPLVEPDDWRPETEGEANRLR encoded by the coding sequence GTGAGCGGGATCCTGTGGCTGGTGCCGGTCGCGCTGCTGATGGGCCTTGCTGGGCTGGGCGCCTTTCTTTGGTCGATGCGCACCGGGCAGTATGATGATCTGGATGGAGCGGCCGAGCGAGTCGTGACCGACGCCAAGTCAGACCAGCCTCTTGTCGAACCTGATGATTGGCGACCCGAAACCGAGGGCGAGGCAAATCGTTTGCGATAA
- a CDS encoding heavy metal translocating P-type ATPase: MASHAMPAVQAPTSLTGQSVDELIFASQSLDDGTMRTQLSVPTAHCGGCMAKIERILGNLEGVVAARVNLSTRRVTVTWRQAQTASAPPLLATLNEAGFEANLLSQPDERADPEKRRLIVATAVAGFAAMNIMLLSVSVWSGADPATRQLFHLISALLALPAVFFSGRIFFLSAWSALRAGRTNMDVPISIGIVLTLGLSIYDTLHFGRHAYFDAVVTLIFFLLVGRTLDHAMRDKARSAVLGLTRMTPAGANVIGTDGSRAFRPLEDVSVGDVILVAPGERVPLDGLVLAGEGDLDTAAVTGEAMPVPVRPGSTLVSGMLNLNGSLKVRVTNSHARSFLSEMVRMMEAAEQGRARYRRLADRVAAYYSPIIHSLALAVFAGWFLDTGDWHRALTIAISVLIVTCPCALGLAIPMVQVAAAKRLFEHGIALKDGSALERLAQVDTVIFDKTGTLTHGDLRVSKIAIDEPYRAIVMALASRSNHPVARAIAANGGALSGLDLDSFSELPGRGLEGQRNGHLFRLGRADWALNPGTGESGGFQTVFSVDGELAGHFAFLDVEKTSAREAVAKLDALGLPIELLSGDHIASVSGFANAIGIAHWRAGLLPQHKVERLQALADSQRLTLMVGDGLNDGPALAAAHVSMAPSNAADIGRAAADIVYLGQDLDAVPRAVQIARAARQRVRQNLALSVGYNLLVIPVAMAGYVTPLLAAVAMSLSSISVVANSLRIPAARGSRLSRRAPAPTLVPLAATR; encoded by the coding sequence ATGGCCAGCCATGCCATGCCTGCCGTCCAGGCGCCGACATCATTGACCGGGCAATCGGTCGATGAACTCATCTTCGCCAGCCAATCGCTGGATGACGGAACGATGAGGACGCAACTGTCGGTCCCGACCGCGCATTGCGGCGGATGCATGGCGAAGATCGAGCGCATCCTTGGTAACCTCGAGGGCGTCGTAGCGGCTCGGGTCAATCTATCGACGCGGCGTGTGACCGTCACATGGCGGCAAGCGCAAACCGCGAGTGCACCGCCTTTGCTGGCAACGCTGAACGAGGCGGGCTTCGAGGCAAATCTTCTCAGCCAACCGGACGAACGCGCCGATCCCGAAAAGCGCCGGCTGATCGTCGCGACAGCGGTCGCCGGCTTCGCGGCGATGAACATCATGCTGCTTTCGGTGTCGGTCTGGTCAGGCGCCGACCCCGCTACGCGGCAGCTGTTCCATCTCATCTCGGCGCTGCTCGCGCTTCCCGCGGTATTCTTTTCGGGGCGCATCTTCTTCTTGTCGGCATGGTCGGCATTGCGCGCGGGACGCACCAATATGGATGTGCCCATCTCGATCGGCATCGTCCTGACACTGGGTCTCAGCATCTACGACACGCTGCATTTCGGACGCCATGCCTATTTCGACGCGGTCGTGACGCTGATCTTTTTCCTGCTTGTCGGACGAACGCTCGACCATGCCATGCGTGACAAGGCCCGTTCGGCCGTGCTCGGGCTGACGCGAATGACGCCTGCGGGCGCGAATGTAATCGGCACGGATGGATCGCGCGCTTTTAGACCGCTCGAGGATGTCTCGGTGGGTGATGTCATCCTCGTCGCGCCAGGCGAGCGTGTTCCGCTGGATGGTCTTGTCCTTGCGGGCGAGGGCGATCTCGACACTGCCGCGGTCACGGGCGAGGCGATGCCGGTGCCGGTACGACCGGGAAGCACGCTCGTTTCGGGCATGCTGAATCTCAATGGTTCGCTCAAGGTGCGTGTGACCAACAGCCACGCGCGGTCCTTTCTATCCGAAATGGTGCGAATGATGGAAGCGGCCGAGCAGGGCAGAGCACGCTATCGCCGTCTCGCCGACCGTGTTGCGGCCTATTACTCGCCGATCATCCATTCGCTGGCCTTGGCCGTGTTTGCCGGGTGGTTCCTTGACACAGGCGATTGGCATCGGGCGCTGACCATTGCCATTTCGGTGCTCATTGTGACCTGTCCCTGCGCGCTTGGTCTCGCCATACCCATGGTTCAGGTCGCCGCGGCGAAGCGCTTGTTCGAGCACGGCATCGCGCTCAAGGATGGAAGCGCGCTCGAGCGGCTTGCACAGGTCGATACCGTGATTTTTGACAAGACCGGCACGCTCACTCATGGCGATTTGCGAGTGAGCAAGATCGCCATCGATGAACCCTATCGCGCAATCGTGATGGCGCTGGCGTCGCGTTCCAACCATCCCGTCGCACGCGCGATTGCCGCCAACGGCGGCGCCTTGTCCGGCCTCGATCTGGACAGTTTTTCCGAGCTGCCGGGCCGGGGTTTGGAGGGCCAGCGGAACGGCCATCTGTTTCGCCTGGGGCGTGCCGATTGGGCTTTGAATCCAGGCACGGGCGAGAGTGGCGGTTTCCAGACCGTGTTCTCGGTCGATGGTGAGCTTGCCGGCCATTTTGCCTTCTTGGACGTTGAAAAGACGAGTGCGCGGGAAGCGGTGGCCAAGCTTGACGCGCTTGGGCTGCCTATCGAACTGCTTTCGGGCGATCACATTGCTTCTGTGTCGGGGTTCGCGAACGCGATCGGTATCGCCCACTGGCGTGCCGGATTGCTGCCGCAGCATAAGGTGGAGCGGCTTCAGGCGCTGGCGGACAGTCAGCGCCTGACCTTGATGGTGGGTGATGGGCTGAACGATGGACCGGCACTGGCGGCGGCGCACGTTTCGATGGCTCCTTCCAATGCCGCCGACATCGGTCGGGCGGCCGCGGATATTGTTTATCTCGGCCAGGATCTCGATGCGGTTCCGCGCGCTGTGCAGATCGCGCGCGCGGCCCGGCAACGTGTCCGCCAGAACCTGGCGCTTTCCGTCGGTTATAACCTTTTGGTGATTCCTGTGGCCATGGCGGGCTATGTCACCCCACTGCTTGCTGCCGTCGCCATGTCGCTTTCGTCGATTTCGGTCGTTGCGAACTCTCTGCGAATTCCCGCAGCACGCGGATCACGGCTTAGCAGGCGAGCGCCGGCACCGACCCTCGTTCCCCTGGCCGCTACCCGGTGA